In Eulemur rufifrons isolate Redbay chromosome 2, OSU_ERuf_1, whole genome shotgun sequence, the sequence TGCCTCAGGCTGGCTGGGCCCCACCTGGAACGCCCCTCCCAGGCCTCTGACAACCGCATCCTTCCACTCAGGGGGTGCCTTGCAGGGTCTTCACCCCCTAACTTGTGACTGGACACAGGGATGCTGActgggggctccctggggccAGCCTCACGTGTGGGCCCCGCTGTGTCCCAGCAGCAGGCGCTCAATGAAAGAACAGGCGCCAGTTCAAGCCTGCGCCTCGAGAGTCTGTCAGAGGCCCCTCCCGGCCTCATGGGGCCTCAGGAGACCAGGACGGGCAGGAAGTGGGTGGACAGGTGGTGCCGCCTCGTCCGGCTGCCAGGCCGGGGGGACCCCTTCCTGTCCAGTGCCAAGAACATGGGCTGGCCACGGTGGCGCCAGCGGAGTGCCGCATAGGTGTTGTAGCCGTTCTCCTCAATGCGCTCCTGGAACCTGCAGTCGACAGTGTAGACCCGCTGTGGGGCGGGGCGTGAAGCCAGCAGACCCTCCCGCCACCCACCAACCCCGGTCCCCTGCTTGCCTGGTACTCACCGACCCATAGAGGTGGCCCCGGCGGTCCATGGCCACGTAGAAGCCCGAGTGTATGGCCTTGATAACCACGACACCCACGTGGACAGAACGGATCTCGATGATGCCTGCTGGGCGGGGGCAGGGACTGGTCAGGGCAGGGCCTCAGCTCCTGGGCCCCCCCACTGGCTGCTGCCCTTGGTTCATCCCTGGGCACCTGCTGGTGGCTGCCTTGCTGCCTGCAGGACCCTCGGGGGCCAGGACAGACACCCAGGAGCCTCCCCCAGGCCACGGTAgggggaacagccagtgcaaagccTGAGAAGGAGGACTCGCCGCTGCGGTTGGAGGACACTGGGGAGCCGAGGCATGGTTTGGAGCAGGGGAGGCCCCTAATTATGTCAGTGTCCTCATCCACACAATTCGACCCATGCACAGCGTCCAAACCAGGGGTCAGGGGCCCCAGACGCCCAGTAGGACCCACCAGGGCCAAGCACACTGAGCCAAAGATTAGGCCCATAGAGTTCAAACTGCAGGTGCAAGAGGTGGTGGGTGCCTGCCTCAGACAAGCTCTGATAACAAGGAGAAGTAACCACAGCTGGAGTGGGAGactagccccagctactcgggaggctgaggcaggaggatcgctggagctcaggagttggaggctgcagtgagctgtgatgacaccactgcactccagcctgggtgacagagtgagactctgtctcaaaaaaaaaaaaaaaaagtccgggcgtggtgactcacacctgtaatcctagcactctgggaggctgaggtgggcggattgtttgagctcaggggttcgagaccagcctgagcaagagcgagaccccccccatctctactaaaaaaaaaaataaaatagaaagaaattatgtggacagctaaaaatatatatatataaaattagccgggcatggtggtgcacacctgtagtcccagctactcgggaggctgaggctgagcccaggagtttgaggttgctgtgagctaggctgatgccatggcactctagcctgggcaacagagtgagactctgcttcaaaaaaaaaaaaaaaaagtaaagacagGACAATAGCCGTTCAACTCGGCAGTGGGCACACAGGCCCCCACCACGGGCAGTTATAGGGTGTTCACAAACAGCACATTTGGGTCATTGGTGACCACTAGCATGCTGGAGGGCATTCCACACCCTCTGCACCCACCGAGCCCATGCAGCAGCCCCAGGTGGGAGGCGCTGCCTGCACCCACTTTTC encodes:
- the FGF22 gene encoding fibroblast growth factor 22, with the translated sequence MRSRLWLGLAWLLLAREPGAAGAQSASAPRRARSYPHLEGDVRWRRLFSSTHFFLRVDPAGRVRGTRWRHGTDSIIEIRSVHVGVVVIKAIHSGFYVAMDRRGHLYGSRVYTVDCRFQERIEENGYNTYAALRWRHRGQPMFLALDRKGSPRPGSRTRRHHLSTHFLPVLVS